The window ATTAATGAAGAGAAGACCGGACGGAAACCAGGTTTTACCTGATGGATTTCCGCATGGTCTTCTTTTTTTGCGGAAAGATATGGAGGGATTTTCGGAAAAGTCAGTAAAGGAAAGGAGACGCCAGTATGGACCGACAAATGAATATGGGAACATCAGGGCAACAAGCCCAGCTCGGGAACGTAACTGTCGGGGTGATGACAAGTCCGCCGGACATTATTACGGATAAGGATCTTTCGTACCTGAAAGATGCTTTGTCCTGGGAATTATTAGCGATGAAAAAGTGCAGTCATTGGGCTCTCAACGATATTCTGTCCACGCAGAAATACTTAACCGATAATTATAATATCTTTGTGCGGGAGGCCAGTCATGAAAAATTACACCAGACGGTGATGGGTGTATTTACCAGAACCAACAACTGCAATAGACCGGCCTGCCTGGTTTTTTAAACAAAATTAACCAGCGATCCCATCAATTAAACAGGGTCGGGAAAAGGAATTAAGGCCTTTCCCCCGAAATAGAAGAGATGATTAGGAGGGATCGCTGTGAGAAAACTAGGCAGACTTCGGGTTGCACTTGTTGGTTTGTTAATTTGGGGAGCGGTCTTTGTCCTTGGTGTGCCGGTGTTGGCTGTTGAACCGTGGTCAGGGACGGTTTCCTATTCTTGGCGGGACCAAGCCCAGCTCCAGGTTGGTTACCGAGTGAATGAGCTTTTTGGTTTTGAGTTGGCCTACCGGGATCTGGGACTCCAGGAATTGGCAGGGAACCGGTGGCAAACACGGCTTTTGCTTACGCCGGGGGACCGGTACAAGTTCCAGACCGGATACGATCTGACCGGGGAACATTATTTTGTCGGAGGCCAAGCGAATATACCTTTAAACCAAAACCTCCGTTTTGTCTCGGAGGTAAACACCATTCTGCCGGTAAGTAACGGCGCTAAATACCTGGATTATCTTATGGGGCTCCAGATTGGCATCGGGTACAACCACTACCTCCTCGCGGGGGCGCAGGCTGAATACAATTTAGAGGAGGACCATGAACCCGAACTCTTTGTGGAGTTGGATTTGAACTGGCGGTTGCCCAAGGGTTTCGGGATCCGCGTCCAACCCCACATTGGCGTGGAAGGGAATTTTCACCACCAAACCACCATC of the Capillibacterium thermochitinicola genome contains:
- a CDS encoding spore coat protein, coding for MDRQMNMGTSGQQAQLGNVTVGVMTSPPDIITDKDLSYLKDALSWELLAMKKCSHWALNDILSTQKYLTDNYNIFVREASHEKLHQTVMGVFTRTNNCNRPACLVF